A section of the Callithrix jacchus isolate 240 chromosome 14, calJac240_pri, whole genome shotgun sequence genome encodes:
- the LOC108593600 gene encoding ATP-dependent DNA helicase DDX11 gives MVGMPLPNIRSPELQEKMAHLDQTLVSDPSVTVEPSCVKIVFLTTLCLPSFTGRRQLLPDRQPYHCLVLHPSFALPTGDGVCHGLQGSCYKGERVESRALPGPRHRH, from the exons ATGGTGGGCATGCCCCTCCCCAACATCAGGTCTCCAGAACTGCAGGAGAAGATGGCCCACTTGGATCAGACCCTCGTGAGTGACCCCAGTGTCACAGTGG AGCCTTCTTGTGTCAAGATCGTATTTCTCACTACTCTCTGTCTGCCCAGTTTCACCGGGAGAAGGCAGCTTCTTCCTGACAGGCAGCCATACCATTGCCTGGTGCTGCACCCTTCCTTTGCCCTGCCCACTGGAGACGGTGTTTGTCATGGTCTGCAGGGATCCTGCTACAAAG GAGAAAGGGTGGAGTCGAGAGCGCTGCCAGGACCCAGGCACAGGCACTAG